A stretch of the Arctopsyche grandis isolate Sample6627 unplaced genomic scaffold, ASM5162203v2 HiC_scaffold_27, whole genome shotgun sequence genome encodes the following:
- the LOC143921882 gene encoding histone H3 produces the protein MARTKQTARKSTGGKAPRKQLATKAARKSAPATGGVKKPHRYRPGTVALREIRRYQKSTELLIRKLPFQRLVREIAQDFKTDLRFQSSAVMALQEASEAYLVGLFEDTNLCAIHAKRVTIMPKDIQLARRIRGERA, from the coding sequence ATGGCCCGTACCAAGCAGACTGCCCGTAAATCCACCGGAGGAAAGGCTCCCCGCAAACAACTGGCCACGAAAGCCGCCCGCAAGAGTGCGCCCGCCACCGGAGGAGTGAAGAAGCCCCATCGTTATCGGCCCGGAACTGTCGCGCTCCGAGAGATCCGTCGCTACCAGAAGAGCACTGAACTGCTCATCCGCAAACTGCCTTTCCAGCGCCTGGTTCGTGAGATCGCCCAAGACTTCAAGACCGACTTGCGTTTCCAGAGCTCTGCCGTTATGGCCCTCCAGGAAGCTAGCGAGGCTTACCTCGTCGGTCTCTTTGAAGATACCAACTTGTGCGCAATCCACGCCAAGCGCGTCACCATCATGCCCAAAGACATCCAATTGGCCAGACGTATCCGCGGAGAACGCGCCTAA
- the LOC143921890 gene encoding histone H1-like, producing MADTASPVAASPLPTTPAKKSKVAAVKKPQKKPTHPKTSEMVNNAISDLKERGGSSLQAIKKFISANYKVDADKLAPFIRKYLKGAVDSGTLVRTKGKGAAGSFKLEAKAKGAPAAKKIKAAPKKVAAAAKSPAKAAGRVQKRKPAAAKKTTAAAVKPKKAAAKKTTAAASPAKKAAKSKTPTKAKTTTKPPTKKPKAPKPKKAGVAAKSKAIKRTAAKK from the coding sequence ATGGCAGACACCGCATCTCCAGTCGCAGCCTCTCCTCTACCGACGACTCCGGCCAAGAAGTCCAAAGTCGCAGCCGTCAAGAAGCCTCAGAAGAAGCCCACTCATCCCAAGACCTCGGAAATGGTCAACAACGCTATCTCGGATCTCAAGGAAAGGGGTGGATCCTCACTCCAGGCCATCAAGAAGTTCATTTCGGCCAACTACAAGGTGGACGCCGACAAACTGGCTCCTTTCATCAGAAAGTACCTGAAGGGCGCGGTCGACTCTGGCACTCTGGTTCGCACCAAAGGCAAAGGCGCTGCTGGAAGTTTCAAACTGGAGGCCAAAGCGAAGGGCGCCCCCGCCGCTAAGAAGATCAAAGCCGCCCCCAAGAAAGTCGCAGCCGCCGCTAAGAGCCCCGCCAAGGCAGCCGGACGCGTGCAGAAGCGCAAACCCGCCGCAGCTAAGAAAACTACAGCCGCTGCAGTCAAGCCCAAGAAAGCCGCTGCCAAGAAAACGACTGCCGCCGCTTCTCCGGCTAAGAAGGCCGCCAAGTCTAAAACCCCCACTAAGGCCAAGACCACCACAAAGCCCCCAACAAAGAAACCCAAAGCGCCCAAACCCAAGAAGGCCGGAGTCGCCGCCAAGAGCAAGGCCATCAAGAGGACGGCCGCTAAGAAGTAA
- the LOC143921889 gene encoding histone H2B-like, with protein MPPKTSGKAAKKSGGKAQKNISKGDGKKKNKRRRKESYAIYIYKVLKQVHPDTGISSKAMSIMNSFVNDIFERIAAEASRLAHYNKRSTITSREIQTAVRLLLPGELAKHAVSEGTKAVTKYTSSK; from the coding sequence ATGCCGCCCAAGACTAGTGGAAAGGCCGCCAAGAAATCTGGGGGCAAAGCCCAGAAGAACATCTCCAAGGGGGATGGAAAAAAGAAGAACAAGCGCAGGAGGAAGGAGAGCTACGCCATCTACATCTACAAGGTGTTGAAGCAGGTGCACCCCGACACCGGCATCTCGTCGAAGGCGATGAGCATCATGAACAGCTTCGTCAACGACATCTTCGAGCGCATCGCAGCCGAGGCTTCTCGTCTCGCCCACTACAACAAGCGCTCCACCATCACTTCTCGCGAAATCCAGACTGCAGTCCGTCTCCTGCTTCCAGGAGAGTTGGCCAAGCACGCCGTCTCTGAAGGCACCAAAGCCGTCACCAAGTACACCAGCTCCAAGTAG
- the LOC143921892 gene encoding histone H4, with the protein MTGRGKGGKGLGKGGAKRHRKVLRDNIQGITKPAIRRLARRGGVKRISGLIYEETRGVLKVFLENVIRDAVTYTEHAKRKTVTAMDVVYALKRQGRTLYGFGG; encoded by the coding sequence ATGACTGGTCGCGGAAAGGGAGGAAAGGGGTTGGGAAAAGGAGGCGCTAAACGTCACAGGAAGGTGTTGCGAGACAACATCCAGGGCATCACCAAACCCGCCATCAGACGTCTCGCCCGCCGTGGAGGAGTCAAGCGTATCTCGGGTCTGATCTACGAAGAGACCCGAGGCGTTCTCAAGGTGTTCCTAGAAAACGTGATCAGGGATGCCGTCACCTACACCGAGCACGCCAAGCGCAAGACCGTCACTGCCATGGACGTGGTCTACGCTCTCAAGAGACAAGGACGCACCCTCTACGGATTCGGCggttaa
- the LOC143921886 gene encoding histone H2A-like, whose product MSGRGKGGKVKGKAKSRSSRAGLQFPVGRIHRLLRKGNYAERVGAGAPVYLAAVMEYLAAEVLELAGNAARDNKKTRIIPRHLQLAIRNDEELNKLLSGVTIAQGGVLPNIQAVLLPKKTEKKA is encoded by the coding sequence ATGTCCGGCCGTGGAAAAGGAGGCAAGGTGAAGGGAAAGGCAAAGTCGCGCTCCAGCCGAGCTGGTCTGCAGTTCCCCGTGGGCAGGATCCATCGTCTGCTGAGGAAAGGCAATTACGCGGAGCGCGTGGGAGCCGGAGCCCCCGTCTACTTGGCCGCCGTCATGGAATATTTGGCTGCTGAAGTCCTCGAGTTGGCCGGAAACGCCGCTCGTGACAACAAGAAGACCAGAATTATCCCTCGCCATCTCCAACTGGCCATCCGCAACGACGAAGAATTGAACAAATTGCTCTCTGGAGTGACCATCGCTCAAGGAGGCGTCCTGCCCAACATCCAAGCTGTCTTGTTGCCCAAGAAGACCGAAAAGAAGGCATAA